A single genomic interval of Penicillium psychrofluorescens genome assembly, chromosome: 2 harbors:
- a CDS encoding uncharacterized protein (ID:PFLUO_003885-T1.cds;~source:funannotate), translated as MASTPSASAFSLPLPLWNQPLGPRLTYLERRKRKKHSDAWTDDDEDAGETTDATDAGHSLVLTPNESHQYRIAGLSFNQELPGGVFPHGPPKEKRSSKEAEATRLVKALSALSPPIYPPQASAQQGNIRYQHLSAMTAILHRCLLQGDYIRAGRAWGLILRESFKGLPMDVRTDDRWGIGAEILLRQGQQEAVGIADQGGLPETPNTTETPPLPFTKKGFADAKEYYERLILHHPYTKSAPNAISSLHFYPAMFGLWIYVIQEEGNVARQKIDLRHDDSSDELSPEDDSSPDREHHEGSADKKRSLIATTRARELENAQQIAARMDELLVSPPYMDSPELLELRGMVSLWIGDLFVSSLQTRPDSSDGSDPDAMTMDELPNTIQARREQRLANEKRQAELQKSLEFFEKAKKRGRSVAYNLEHFHIDDDSPFG; from the coding sequence ATGGCATCTACTCCGTCGGCTTCCGCTttttctctgcctcttccaCTTTGGAACCAGCCACTCGGTCCTCGCTTGACTTATCTTGAGCGCCGGAAACGCAAGAAGCACAGTGATGCGTGgaccgacgacgatgaagatgccgGCGAGACCACCGATGCTACAGATGCCGGGCATTCCTTAGTCTTGACCCCAAACGAGTCCCACCAATATCGAATAGCAGGCCTTTCCTTCAACCAAGAGTTGCCCGGTGGCGTTTTCCCCCATGGACCGCCCAAGGAAAAGCGTTCTAGCAAGGAAGCCGAGGCTACCCGTCTTGTCAAGGCATTGTCAGCCCTGTCACCTCCCATATATCCGCCTCAGGCCTCGGCGCAGCAAGGAAACATTCGGTACCAGCATCTGTCAGCTATGACCGCCATTCTCCACCGTTGCCTACTCCAAGGGGATTACATCCGCGCCGGCAGAGCATGGGGTTTGATCTTGCGCGAGTCCTTCAAAGGCCTTCCAATGGATGTGCGTACTGATGACAGATGGGGCATCGGTGCTGAAATCCTCCTGCGCCAAGGTCAGCAAGAAGCAGTGGGTATTGCAGACCAAGGTGGACTTCCAGAAACTCCCAATACAACAGAAACTCCGCCACTCCCCTTCACGAAAAAGGGATTTGCAGACGCCAAGGAGTATTATGAGAGACTGATTCTTCATCACCCATATACCAAGTCCGCCCCGAATGCCATTTCTTCTCTGCACTTTTACCCCGCCATGTTCGGACTGTGGATTTATGTCATCCAAGAAGAGGGCAATGTGGCGAGGCAAAAGATTGATCTTCGCCACGATGATTCTTCTGATGAACTCTCCCCCGAGGACGATTCCTCACCGGACCGCGAACATCACGAAGGGTCGGCGGACAAGAAACGTTCTCTCATTGCGACAACTAGGGCACGCGAATTAGAAAACGCACAGCAAATTGCAGCACGTATGGACGAACTTCTTGTGTCACCTCCGTATATGGACTCTCCGGAACTGTTGGAACTCAGAGGCATGGTATCGCTTTGGATTGGTgatttgtttgtttcttccttGCAGACACGACCGGACAGTTCAGATGGATCTGATCCCGATGCGATGACCATGGATGAGCTGCCGAACACTATTCAGGCCAGGCGCGAGCAAAGACTTGCCAACGAGAAGCGCCAGGCGGAGTTGCAGAAGTCTCTTGAGTTCttcgagaaggccaagaagcgtGGAAGGAGTGTTGCATACAACCTTGAGCACTTCCACATTGATGACGACTCACCCTTTGGCTGA
- a CDS encoding uncharacterized protein (ID:PFLUO_003886-T1.cds;~source:funannotate), translating to MGVGDYIHSKEAGHSAAVRRTASLQTRQLRAEQAKVEVPATDLFAPPPSNGNESAGFGDWSQLFTGPSFQHRDAFDTDVEAVDDSTVTGTSIYGADDNQSHKASNANTAFATHKPESAYQPRHTQLSHGSAWYDGLGNKAMKEAGFDSEDADDDDNGSPLTSSVGGDENVDEIRAGYYTHKPRATEEPLSRRLENFWSASKRAPLKPLDPIPVNTAPQHQPGKLGQMLPPPGTRKPILPHSTSGTPRARSRFSPPKPSLLEQLDISPTRQGFQPSLQLDRTLHMAALHPLEHEDNISDDGLDQRLALDDRQDSVHSVNAFDITNLTDLDADNDDTIQDPFFAGSTRRRRDTIIHSKKRPFEADYPADVLYQKSFSDLQAEPFDRAPSPIPLPSPVQPSPPQPQQQPQDVPPDSESPKDAVSQLSKQTDQERQTFLSRMTVDEWEECGDQLLDRFSHLLSEMKNSRRARRRTAAAFETEVKRRHDQVEEQNQELSTKLQEMRTGGAEVLRGRNASDTIAWERPQVPSDLQCDKTQ from the coding sequence ATGGGCGTGGGCGACTACATTCACTCCAAGGAAGCCGGGCACTCTGCAGCAGTACGCAGGACAGCTTCCCTCCAGACGCGACAATTGCGTGCGGAACAAGCAAAGGTCGAGGTGCCAGCGACTGATCTATTTGCGCCACCCCCTTCAAATGGCAACGAGAGTGCTGGATTCGGGGACTGGTCCCAACTATTTACGGGCCCTTCATTCCAGCACCGGGATGCCTTCGACACAGATGTCGAAGCAGTTGACGATTCTACCGTTACAGGAACAAGTATCTACGGAGCTGATGATAATCAGTCTCACAAAGCATCGAATGCAAATACTGCATTCGCTACCCATAAACCAGAGTCCGCATATCAGCCGCGACATACCCAGCTCTCGCACGGGTCTGCTTGGTATGATGGTCTCGGCAACAAGGCCATGAAGGAGGCAGGGTTTGACTCTGAGGATGCAGATGATGACGACAACGGAAGCCCTTTGACTTCTTCTGTTGGGGGCGACGAGAAtgtcgacgagatccgcgcGGGGTACTACACCCACAAACCTCGTGCAACGGAAGAGCCGCTTAGCCGACGCCTGGAGAACTTCTGGTCTGCGAGCAAGAGAGCACCTTTGAAGCCACTGGATCCGATTCCTGTCAACACAGCTCCCCAGCATCAGCCCGGCAAGCTGGGCCAGATGCTGCCGCCTCCGGGGACCAGAAAGCCCATTCTCCCGCACAGCACGTCTGGAACTCCGCGAGCGCGGTCCCGCTTCAGTCCACCAAAGCCTTCACTACTTGAACAGCTGGACATTTCGCCAACCCGTCAGGGCTTCCAGCCTTCGCTACAGCTGGACCGAACACTTCATATGGCCGCTCTCCACCCACTCGAGCACGAAGACAACATCAGCGACGACGGTCTAGACCAAAGACTGGCACTTGACGACAGACAAGACAGTGTGCATTCCGTCAATGCATTCGATATCACAAATTTGACCGACCTTGATGCCGACAACGACGACACCATCCAAGATCCATTCTTCGCCGGTTCCACACGACGTCGTCGAGACACAATTATCCACTCGAAAAAGCGACCCTTCGAAGCAGACTATCCCGCGGACGTGCTCTACCAGAAATCCTTTTCAGACCTCCAGGCCGAGCCATTCGATAGAGCGCCGTCTCCGATTCCCCTACCATCACCAGTTCAGCCCTCTCCCCCCCAgccacaacaacaaccccagGACGTCCCCCCAGACAGCGAGTCCCCGAAAGATGCTGTGTCTCAGCTTTCGAAACAGACAGACCAAGAGCGACAAACCTTCCTATCTCGCATGACCGTCGACGAATGGGAAGAATGTGGAGACCAGTTGCTCGATCGCTTCAGCCACCTGCTCTCTGAGATGAAGAATTCGAGACGTGCTCGTCGCCGCACGGCTGCTGCGTTTGAGACTGAGGTTAAACGTCGACACGATCAGGTCGAGGAACAGAATCAGGAGTTGTCGACTAAGTTGCAGGAGATGCGCACTGGTGGTGCGGAGGTTCTGCGAGGACGGAATGCTTCTGACACAATTGCCTGGGAGAGGCCACAAGTTCCATCAGACCTACAATGTGACAAAACACAGTGA
- a CDS encoding uncharacterized protein (ID:PFLUO_003888-T1.cds;~source:funannotate), producing the protein MPRPRQKHFGHRPNLSSILLSALLSGAVSASSPPYFDNSPAQVPIIPPRVPLDTAEPLSETHEFSLRHIFHRGTYEHPDLHARLDVMPDTRLWTLSEDGKEKEPVVPHPYLVASSNPITIQRLADRRLSVIDGHLAAARSSGSAAVLSPSEWVMDTLPGPNISDKESVLTFAKMTQNDYIEEPGTEDWFPINGNLNYSSSFGWQGDGLRGHIYADKSNSTIVISLKGTSPALFDGAGTTTNDKVNDNLFFGCCCGQGGSYLWRQVCDCQNATYSANLTCIVEAINDENRYYRAAIDLFSNVTEIYPDANVWLTGHSLGGAMTSLLGLTFGLPVITFEAVPEALPAARLGLPSPPGHDSRLPQKREYTGAYHFGHTADPVYMGTCNGIDSICTWGGYAMESACHTGQMCVYDTVGDKGWRVAIGTHKIKAVIADVIEYNDLSEQDLNMQNTWLVGLSRSNYDDDHYHGVGDHYDDLHLQDTGLVWLQRPNHNNRCNTSTHCHNN; encoded by the exons atgcCCCGTCCACGCCAGAAACACTTCGGGCACAGGCCCAACCTGTCCAGCATCTTGCTGTCGGCGTTGCTGTCAGGCGCCGTCTCCGCTTCCAGCCCGCCCTACTTCGACAACTCTCCGGCACAGGTGCCCATAATCCCGCCAAGGGTCCCCCTGGATACCGCGGAGCCCTTATCCGAAACACATGAGTTT TCCCTACGCCATATCTTCCACCGAGGCACCTATGAACACCCCGACCTTCACGCGCGTCTAGACGTCATGCCGGACACCCGTCTGTGGACATTATCCgaagatggcaaagagaAGGAACCAGTAGTACCTCATCCATATCTGGTCGCTTCATCCAACCCGATCACGATTCAGCGCTTGGCCGACCGGCGTCTGTCGGTGATCGACGGCCAtctggctgctgcgcggTCTTCCGGCTCGGCAGCGGTTCTCTCTCCATCTGAATGGGTAATGGACACACTGCCGGGTCCAAACATCTCAGATAAAGAGAGCGTTTTGACGTTTGCAAAGATGACCCAGAATGACTATATCGAAGAGCCCGGCACGGAGGACTGGTTCCCCATCAACGGCAACCTCAACTACTCGTCCAGTTTTGGATGGCAAGGTGACGGGCTTCGAGGCCATATATATGCGGACAAGTCGAACAGCACCATCGTCATCTCTTTGAAAGGCACATCACCCGCCCTGTTCGATGGTGCCGGCACCACGACCAATGATAAAGTTAACGACAACTTATTTTTcggttgctgctgcggccaAGGAGGGTCATACCTATGGAGACAGGTCTGCGATTGCCAAAACGCCACTTATTCCGCAAATTTGACCTGCATCGTCGAAGCCATAAACGACGAGAACCGATACTACCGAGCCGCGATTGATTTATTCTCCAATGTTACAGAGATATACCCTGATGCGAACGTCTGGCTCACCGGTCATTCTCTGGGCGGTGCAATGACGAGCTTGCTAGGACTGACCTTTGGGCTACCCGTCATTACTTTCGAAGCGGTCCCCGAAGCATTACCAGCGGCTCGACTGGGTCTTCCAAGCCCTCCAGGTCATGACTCACGTCTTCCCCAGAAGAGGGAGTACACTGGGGCGTATCATTTTGGACACACGGCAGATCCTGTATATATGGGCACCTGCAACGGAATCGACTCGATCTGCACATGGGGTGGCTACGCGATGGAGTCGGCATGCCACACCGGCCAGATGTGCGTTTATGACACCGTCGGAGACAAAGGCTGGCGGGTGGCGATTGGAACCCACAAGATCAAGGCTGTCATCGCCGACGTCATCGAG TACAACGACCTCTCCGAGCAGGACCTCAACATGCAAAACACCTGGCTGGTGGGGCTGTCTCGATCCAACTACGACGACGACCACTACCACGGTGTCGGAGACCACTACGACGACCTCCACCTGCAAGACACCGGGCTGGTTTGGCTGCAAAGACCCAACCACAACAACAGGTGCAACACCAGCACCCACTGCCACAACAACTGA
- a CDS encoding uncharacterized protein (ID:PFLUO_003887-T1.cds;~source:funannotate), whose product MPADPDDASSSHSVRFFTRMTGTDGSPQAPARAKTATEQAESTAASLSLPGEQEEKVTSPDVFERRSSADSSVATEGQADEGFVLSRSVQNPSEELPIELISLTDRFVASLSARVHNTPPSIDRISELFQVFYSRAESHIATHISALASRINREPSPTIPTKSRPTGLSKLSNKRSQDDVGQAPTGRQMLTASEVAERRKARKALEHKRMALEEAAERRVCELVYDKIWRHKSTLDDVRDEKLRSKTAALLLVGIDLKDLGIDIDLSSIDNEKQDEANECFAQARDCLAKMNDEKYPLGKLQQLSAAHKAIVDALTKLLPSSSSADEILPTLIYCLVTCPPEGINIISNQLFIQRFRSANKLDGETAYCLTNLEAAISFLENIELSTLRADEQDGIAKALGEMTPPSSERVDPFRPPKETAISSVTSVSASPELLKPETKESAASTLPKPRPATTPQQRRLSNLFQPPAKVLEAANDAVRNTADQGMKNIGQTLDSSFNFLFGRLKEMQINQGSYMQGGRPVLPKTLAEARHLIAESGKQNPTHDDLVTVNPAPLDDGEQTRSSSRATAHSGDGQTARDPSADSNRTQSSSKRSIATSSLHREDQNSISPAPTPLESMRHFGNTLNPLNHIPGMIKNFGRNTPDTPAGRSLSPAAMDRLKISPGSPDGAGGTVTPLSTSSGKIDPPIQRFLEIRDASELRLGEVATLLDDYKRLAAALYKPNNPSR is encoded by the exons ATGCCCGCAGACCCCGACGATGCTTCCTCTTCACACTCGGTGCGCTTCTTCACAAGAATGACGGGTACAGACGGGAGCCCCCAGGCGCCAGCGCGGGCGAAGACAGCTACCGAGCAGGCAGAGTCAACGGCGGCTTCACTGTCGTTACCgggcgagcaggaggaaAAAGTGACCAGCCCGGATGTGTTTGAAAGAAGGAGCTCTGCGGATTCCAGCGTTGCGACCGAAGGACAGGCAGACGAAGGCTTTGTGCTGTCTCGAAGCGTGCAGAATCCATCAGAGGAACTCCCAATCGAACTCATAAGCTTAACGGACCG GTTTGTCGCCTCCTTGAGCGCCCGAGTACACAACACACCTCCCAGTATCGACAGGATTTCCGAACTATTCCAAGTATTCTATAGCCGCGCCGAATCTCATATCGCAACTCATATATCTGCCCTTGCGTCTCGCATAAATCGCGAACCATCACCCACCATCCCGACAAAATCTCGGCCGACGGGACTATCGAAACTGAGCAACAAGCGCTCCCAGGATGATGTTGGGCAGGCACCTACGGGACGTCAAATGCTGACGGCGTCGGAAGTTGCCGAGAGACGCAAGGCTCGCAAAGCGCTTGAACACAAACGAATGGCCCTGGAAGAGGCTGCAGAACGACGGGTCTGTGAGCTTGTTTACGATAAAATCTGGAGACACAAAAGCACGCTCGATGACGTGCGGGATGAGAAGCTGCGTTCCAAAACTGCAGCTTTGCTCCTGGTTGGCATTGACTTGAAAGATCTTGGCATCGATATCGATCTTTCCTCTATCGATAATGAAAAGCAAGATGAGGCAAATGAGTGTTTCGCGCAGGCTCGCGATTGTCTCGCGAAGATGAACGATGAAAAATACCCCCTGGGGAAGCTTCAGCAGCTGTCTGCTGCACACAAAGCGATTGTCGACGCTCTGACCAAGCTActgccatcatcgtcttctgCAGACGAGATCCTGCCTACTCTGATCTATTGTCTTGTCACTTGCCCGCCTGAAGGAATCAATATCATCAGCAATCAGCTCTTTATCCAGCGGTTCAGATCAGCAAACAAGCTCGATGGAGAGACTGCTTACTGCTTGACTAACCTCGAAGCCGCAATCAGCTTTCTGGAAAATATTGAACTGTCCACGTTACGCGCCGATGAGCAGGATGGCATCGCCAAGGCTTTAGGCGAGATGACGCCGCCATCATCAGAACGAGTCGATCCTTTCCGGCCTCCTAAAGAAACTGCAATTTCGTCCGTGACATCCGTCTCTGCTTCACCCGAGCTCTTGAAACCGGAGACCAAGGAATCTGCCGCGTCCACATTACCCAAACCACGACCTGCCACCACACCGCAGCAACGACGTCTCAGTAATCTATTCCAACCACCTGCAAAGGTCCTCGAGGCGGCCAACGACGCCGTTCGCAACACCGCCGACCAAGGCATGAAGAATATCGGCCAAACGCTAGATAGCAGCTTCAACTTTCTCTTTGGCCGTCTGAAGGAGATGCAGATCAACCAAGGGTCTTATATGCAAGGCGGAAGACCAGTTCTACCAAAAACACTCGCCGAAGCCCGCCACCTTATCGCAGAAAGTGGCAAGCAAAACCCAACACACGATGATCTGGTGACGGTCAACCCCGCACCACTGGACGATGGTGAGCAGACACGAAGCAGCTCCAGAGCAACCGCGCACTCGGGCGACGGGCAAACAGCTCGCGATCCAAGTGCAGACAGCAACCGCACCCAGTCGAGCAGCAAACGATCAATAGCGACATCTAGTTTGCATCGAGAAGATCAGAACTCAATAAGTCCAGCCCCCACCCCGCTGGAATCAATGCGCCATTTCGGCAACACCCTCAACCCGCTCAATCACATTCCCGGAATGATCAAGAACTTCGGCCGCAATACGCCCGACACTCCTGCCGGTCGCTCGCTGTCTCCCGCGGCGATGGACCGGCTGAAGATTTCGCCTGGGTCCCCAGATGGGGCCGGTGGCACGGTGACGCCACTCTCTACGTCCTCGGGTAAGATTGACCCGCCGATCCAGCGGTTCCTTGAGATACGGGATGCTAGTGAGCTTCGCCTTGGGGAGGTCGCCACTTTGCTGGATGATTATAAGAGACTCGCCGCTGCGCTCTACAAGCCGAACAATCCGTCTCGATGA
- a CDS encoding uncharacterized protein (ID:PFLUO_003884-T1.cds;~source:funannotate), translated as MGQSSSTQRERPDIGYSEHLAPFSTDRNLDTRNEDMNNGQTTENSEEVGSSSRDEMSSVPGHDISSDQQPEAPETWQQPARLSGGYLPHMRSIEEENTFEVDPTHREYRSAAIARMVARRQSTMSRLGSRILPNSVIRGLLNSQEETPAEGHAHRHGMVSRPIPRTEAAHSSGRFSPFSSLSSRGITRRRTTRGPYFIPRTESSGVSDPSTSPSYLDLAERDPEPTRASWRRSARLHRMRHSISSPISHMFGQSLADMDPHQHGDGSNLPSDSAFDEGFPRAMDTSLDFIQPSHELDSVEPEIQNGEHLSPTSPSQTNAGIPGMRRIPALLRARSSRVLRREEQTPLSRVLQLAAAAIAAQLSGTTGPVLPNIQSLGNDGLDGSLENFINSLQNATSAQAQPTATGEGPSNSENDGPSQPVNFLRVFRFANSEPSGQNTPGQSNANGSQEQGTQTDAMDLDGPSEGGEGRTVTLVVVGVRSVPASNAGNAEQQGTPVGPGLDALLGGLPFLSPNAVPRAPDLTQRADGLPRLQASRPSVGLQPSAGAPDFSRQPTLNPSRRLSDAGPRAAYPSFMSESPPGPIPPPSTPAEQGLSAVSSGTSTPSRRPSSASAMYADALPILNEDQSLQPTVEPADDAIPPPSTAHRRRRSDSEFARHRALGSGAVRRNGMVEPDQPSPSSGRSWLIYVVGTNLSENHPALTTPSLFTDNPTYEDMILLSSLLGPAKPPVATQADVNSAGGLYRLVEYGGSLVAELVDGAGAIQLQDGERCLICLSDYEVAEEVRELTKCKHVYHKDCIDQWLTTGRNSCPLCRGQGVHETPSSSNNPASDSAPPGIPIV; from the exons ATGGGACAATCTTCCTCCACACAACGTGAACGTCCTGACATTGGTTATTCGGAACATCTTGCGCCTTTCTCGACGGACCGCAACCTTGATACAAGGAATGAAGACATGAACAACGGACAGACAACTGAGAATAGTGAAGAGGTtggctcctcgtccagggaTGAAATGAGTTCAGTTCCCGGTCACGATATCTCATCGGACCAACAGCCCGAGGCGCCAGAGACATGGCAACAACCCGCTCGGTTATCTGGAGGGTACTTGCCTCATATGCGAAGTATTGAAGAGGAGAATACCTTTGAGGTTGACCCGACTCATCGCGAATACCGTTCTGCCGCCATCGCCCGAATGGTGGCAAGAAGGCAATCCACCATGTCAAGACTGGGCTCAAGAATTTTGCCAAATTCGGTCATCCGTGGTCTTCTCAACAGTCAGGAAGAAACGCCTGCAGAGGGTCATGCGCATCGGCATGGGATGGTCTCAAGGCCAATTCCAAGGACTGAGGCTGCTCACAGCAGTGGTCGCTTCAGTCCGTTCAGTTCACTTAGTTCTAGGGGCATCACTCGACGGCGCACCACTCGAGGGCCGTACTTTATCCCACGCACGGAATCCTCAGGCGTGTCGGATCCGTCTACAAGCCCTTCATATCTTGATCTGGCCGAACGGGACCCGGAGCCCACCAGAGCATCCTGGCGTCGCAGTGCCCGTCTCCACCGTATGCGGCACTCGATTTCTAGCCCCATTTCTCACATGTTTGGGCAATCCCTAGCCGACATGGATCCTCATCAGCATGGGGATGGTTCAAATCTGCCTTCTGATTCCGCTTTCGACGAGGGCTTTCCAAGAGCCATGGACACTAGCTTGGACTTCATCCAGCCCTCGCATGAGCTTGATTCGGTGGAACCAGAAATACAAAACGGGGAGCACTTGTCTCCCACATCCCCTAGTCAAACGAATGCTGGTATTCCGGGAATGCGACGCATTCCTGCTCTACTCAGGgcacgatcttctcgagTCCTGCGACGAGAGGAACAGACACCTCTATCACGGGTTTTGCAACTTGCTGCAGCTGCTATCGCTGCCCAACTTTCCGGGACCACTGGTCCTGTGTTGCCAAACATACAATCTCTAGGAAAtgatggtctggatggctCTTTGGAGAACTTCATTAATAGTTTACAAAATGCCACGTCCGCGCAAGCTCAGCCAACTGCCACCGGCGAAGGTCCAAGCAACTCTGAAAACGACGGCCCATCTCAGCCTGTCAACTTTCTACGCGTCTTTCGATTTGCCAATTCAGAACCTTCCGGACAGAACACTCCTGGACAGAGCAATGCCAATGGCTCTCAGGAACAAGGCACGCAGACCGATGCAATGGATCTTGACGGGCCTTCAGAGGGAGGCGAAGGGCGGACAGTAACTCTCGTCGTGGTTGGGGTGAGATCAGTTCCGGCAAGCAACGCAGGGAATGCAGAACAGCAAGGTACCCCCGTAGGTCCTGGCCTGGATGCCTTGCTTGGTGGTTTGCCATTCCTATCGCCCAACGCCGTTCCACGAGCCCCCGATCTCACGCAGCGAGCAGATGGATTGCCACGGCTGCAGGCATCTCGACCGTCCGTTGGTCTTCAACCGTCCGCCGGTGCTCCGGACTTCTCCCGTCAGCCGACTTTGAATCCATCTCGCAGGTTGTCAGATGCTGGGCCCCGCGCTGCCTATCCCTCTTTCATGTCAGAAAGCCCCCCAGGCCCAATTCCGCCTCCTTCGACCCCGGCGGAGCAGGGCCTATCAGCTGTGTCTTCAGGCACCTCAACTCCTAGTCGCAGGCCATCCTCTGCTTCGGCAATGTACGCGGATGCCTTGCCTATACTCAACGAAGACCAGTCTTTACAACCAACAGTAGAgccggccgacgatgccatTCCGCCTCCCAGCACCGCTCACCGACGCCGTCGGAGCGATTCTGAGTTTGCTCGACACCGGGCCCTTGGATCGGGTGCTGTTCGACGCAATGGGATGGTTGAGCCTGACCAGCCCTCCCCAAGTAGTGGTCGAAGCTGGTTGATCTATGTTGTGGGAACCAATTTATCGGAAAATCACCCGGCCTTGACGACTCCAAGTCTTTTTACTGAT AATCCCACTTACGAAGACATGATTCTGCTCTCATCACTTTTGGGCCCTGCCAAACCCCCCGTTGCCACTCAAGCCGACGTCAACTCTGCCGGAGGATTGTATCGTCTTGTCGAATACGGTGGCTCGTTGGTTGCGGAGCTGGtggatggcgctggcgctaTTCAACTTCAAGATGGAGAGCGCTGTCTGATCTGCTTGAGTGACTACGAAGTCGCCGAGGAGGTCCGGGAGCTGACTAAGTGCAAACACGTCTACCACAAAGATTGCATAGATCAG TGGCTGACTACCGGCCGGAACTCCTGCCCCCTCTGCCGAGGTCAGGGTGTGCATGAAACtccgagcagcagcaataaTCCCGCCTCCGACTCGGCACCTCCCGGTATTCCGATTGTTTGA
- a CDS encoding uncharacterized protein (ID:PFLUO_003889-T1.cds;~source:funannotate), with product MDVTDATLLFEKKLGQHAKGDRATKEDIIQLTTALEFMPLAISQAAAYIKERAPRLSVPQYLKEFQKSNRKKISLLDHEGGRLRRDWEAKNSILITWQMSFDHIRQTRPSAANLISLMSFFDRQGIPEYLLRSRKERGEGDTSPTADDQDDLSYDYPSNDVPSYDALSYDDDDQSSATESSMDDEFEDDILTLRNYSLISISSDKTTFEMHRLVQLAMLKWLTARGQLEQWKQQFIEILCSKFPTDIYNNWEVCNLLFSHVQSAVTQRPENEGSLQIWADLLNKASWYAFVMENIIETGRMAIMAMKARKRILGPDNQQTLDSIEMTGLSYELSGQWRKAEELHKQVMETRKRALGPEHPKTLNSMINLAGIYRTQRRWNEAEELGVQMMEISKRVNGVEHPITLDTIASLAATYWNQELWKEAEQLELEVMESRRRVLGSEHPHTLNSIANLAATYWNQERWKEAEQLEVEVMDSRQRVLGPEHPSTLISMNNLACTWDSMGKGQDALLLMTECVRLRSQRLGPDHPDTMKSASILAEWQEENRSSAI from the coding sequence ATGGATGTGACAGATGCAACGCTGCTCTTTGAGAAAAAGCTAGGACAACACGCAAAAGGAGACCGAGCAACTAAGGAAGACATCATTCAGCTCACAACAGCACTAGAGTTTATGCCGCTTGCAATTTCGCAAGCCGCGGCCTATATCAAGGAAAGAGCGCCCCGCCTGTCCGTGCCACAGTATCTCAAAGAGTTCCAGAAAAGCAACCGCAAGAAAATAAGTCTTCTGGATCATGAAGGGGGACGACTTCGCCGAGATTGGGAAGCGAAAAATTCTATCCTTATCACTTGGCAAATGTCGTTCGATCATATACGGCAAACAAGGCCGTCAGCAGCTAACCTCATATCGCTTATGAGTTTCTTCGACCGACAAGGCATTCCTGAATATCTGCTCCGATCCCGGAAAGAGCGTGGAGAGGGCGACACAAGCCCAACGGCAGACGATCAGGATGACTTATCTTATGATTATCCCTCTAATGATGTCCCGTCCTACGATGCCTTGTCTTATGATGACGATGACCAGAGCAGCGCTACGGAATCGAGCATGGACGACGAGTTTGAGGATGACATATTGACTTTGCGAAACTATTCGTTGATATCCATTAGTTCGGATAAAACGACCTTCGAAATGCATCGACTAGTGCAACTAGCGATGTTGAAATGGCTCACGGCGCGCGGGCAGCTTGAGCAATGGAAGCAGCAATTCATTGAGATACTTTGCAGCAAATTCCCGACAGATATCTACAACAATTGGGAAGTATGCAACCTGCTTTTCTCGCATGTCCAATCAGCTGTCACACAGCGGCCTGAGAATGAAGGCTCATTGCAAATATGGGCGGACCTCTTGAACAAAGCATCGTGGTATGCATTTGTAATGGAAAATATCATCGAGACTGGGAGGATGGCTATCATGGCTATGAAGGCAAGGAAGAGAATCCTCGGTCCAGACAACCAGCAGACTTTGGATAGTATTGAAATGACTGGGCTGTCATATGAGCTGAGTGGCCAATGGAGGAAAGCTGAAGAGCTTCACAAGCAGGTGATGGAGACTAGGAAGCGAGCTCTAGGACCAGAGCACCCCAAAACTCTGAATAGCATGATAAACCTAGCAGGAATATACAGGACGCAGCGACGATGGAATGAAGCCGAAGAGCTAGGGGTGCAGATGATGGAGATCAGCAAGCGGGTTAATGGGGTAGAGCATCCCATTACTCTGGACACCATAGCCAGCCTAGCAGCCACATACTGGAATCAGGAACTATGGAAGGAAGCCGAGCAGCTAgagctggaggtgatggaaaGTCGTCGACGGGTTCTAGGATCAGAGCATCCCCATACTCTGAACAGTATCGCCAACTTAGCAGCAACATACTGGAATCAGGAACGATGGAAGGAAGCCGAACAGCTAGAGGTGGAGGTGATGGACAGTCGTCAACGGGTTCTAGGTCCAGAGCATCCATCTACTCTGATCAGCATGAACAACCTTGCTTGTACCTGGGATTCCATGGGCAAAGGTCAAGATGCTTTGCTTTTAATGACGGAATGCGTCCGACTGCGCAGCCAGAGGTTAGGACCCGATCACCCGGACACCATGAAGTCAGCCTCTATTTTAGCCGAGTGGCAGGAAGAGAACCGATCTTCCGCTATTTAG